In Erigeron canadensis isolate Cc75 chromosome 6, C_canadensis_v1, whole genome shotgun sequence, the following are encoded in one genomic region:
- the LOC122603213 gene encoding nudix hydrolase 17, mitochondrial-like produces MVGMIVARTGRELQRYNVGQRVVVGCIPYRLKGGMKAPGKNIEDTLEVLVISAQRKGKGMLFPKGGWEIDEEIQAAALRETIEEAGVSGIVEGELGKWCFKSKGNDAYYEGHMFPLLVKETLDQWPEKAIRQRYWVSASKAKESCNYGWMKEALDLLVKRLESPPPKSDDLIM; encoded by the exons ATGGTTGGCATGATAGTTGCTCGTACTGGCCGTGAATTGCAACGTTACAACGTCGGTCAACGTGTTGTTGTTGG ATGTATACCTTATAGATTGAAAGGTGGGATGAAGGCACCAGGAAAGAATATTGAAGACACCCTTGAGGTTCTTGTCATAAGTGCTCAAAGGAAAGGCAAAGGAATGTTGTTCCCTAAG GGTGGATGGGAAATAGATGAAGAAATTCAAGCAGCTGCTCTAAGAGAAACAATTGAAGAAGCCGGTGTATCCGGAATCGTTGAG GGTGAATTGGGAAAATGGTGCTTTAAGAGCAAAGGAAATGATGCATACTATGAAGGGCATATGTTCCCTTTACTAGTAAAAGAGACACTTGACCAATGGCCAGAGAAAGCCATTCGCCAAAGATATTGg GTAAGTGCATCAAAAGCTAAAGAAAGTTGCAACTATGGTTGGATGAAAGAAGCACTAGATTTGCTAGTGAAACGACTCGAGTCACCTCCACCGAAATCAGACGATCTTATTATGTGA